One part of the Scatophagus argus isolate fScaArg1 chromosome 12, fScaArg1.pri, whole genome shotgun sequence genome encodes these proteins:
- the rack1 gene encoding guanine nucleotide-binding protein subunit beta-2-like 1: MTEQMTVRGTLKGHSGWVTQIATTPQYPDMILSASRDKSIIMWKLTRDETNYGIPQRSLKGHSHFVSDVVISSDGQFALSGAWDGTLRLWDLTTGMTTRQFVGHTKDVLSVAFSADNRQIVSGSRDKTIKLWNTLGVCKYTIQDEGHSEWVSCVRFSPNSSNPIIVSCGWDKMVKVWNLANCKLKTNHIGHTGFLNTVTVSPDGSLCASGGRDGQAMLWDLNEGKHLYTLDSGDTINALCFSPNRYWLCAATGPSIKIWDLEGKIIVDELRQEVISTNSKAEPPQCTCLAWSADGQTLFAGYTDNLIRVWQVTIGTR, translated from the exons ATGACCGAGCAGATGACAGTGAGGGGGACCCTGAAGGGTCACAGTGGATGGGTCACCCAAATCGCCACTACGCCCCAGTATCCTGACATGATTCTGTCGGCGTCCCGAG ATAAGTCCATCATCATGTGGAAGCTGACCCGTGATGAAACCAACTATGGCATCCCCCAGCGCTCCTTGAAGGGACACTCTCACTTTGTGAGTGATGTTGTCATCTCCTCAGATGGGCAGTTTGCCCTGTCCGGTGCTTGGGATGGGACCCTCCGCCTGTGGGACCTCACCAC TGGCATGACCACCCGGCAGTTTGTTGGGCACACTAAGGATGTTTTGAGCGTGGCCTTTTCTGCTGATAACCGCCAGATTGTGTCTGGCTCGCGGGACAAGACCATCAAGCTTTGGAACACTCTTGGAGTCTGCAAGTACACCATCCAG GATGAGGGCCATTCTGAGTGGGTATCTTGTGTGCGCTTCTCCCCAAACAGCAGCAACCCCATCATTGTCTCCTGTGGCTGGGACAAGATGGTCAAG GTGTGGAACCTGGCCAACTGCAAGCTGAAGACCAACCACATTGGCCACACTGGCTTCCTGAACACAGTGACTGTCTCTCCTGATGGTTCCCTGTGTGCATCTGGTGGAAGG GATGGCCAGGCTATGCTGTGGGACCTGAATGAGGGCAAGCACCTCTATACCCTGGACAGTGGAGACACCATCAATGCCCTCTGTTTCAGCCCCAACCGTTACTGGCTGTGTGCCGCCACTGGCCCCAGTATCAAGATTTGG GATCTGGAGGGCAAGATCATTGTGGATgagctgagacaggaagtgatcagCACAAACAGCAAGGCTGAACCCCCACAGTGCACTTGTCTGGCATGGTCTGCCGATGGACAG ACACTGTTTGCTGGCTACACTGACAACCTGATCAGAGTGTGGCAGGTCACCATTGGAACTCGATAA
- the nme5 gene encoding nucleoside diphosphate kinase homolog 5, whose amino-acid sequence MDQASNSRIYVERTLAVIKPDAIDKAEEIEDIILKSGFIVLQKRRLQLSPEQCCDFYADQYGKIFFPSLIAFMSSGPIIALTLARDNAIAHLKSIIGPVNSIKARETHPESLRAKYGTSELKNALHGSESYHAAVREIKFLFPNSLTEPFAPKEPHQEYLKRCVYPTLLNGLTELCKQKPHNPTIWLADWLIENNPTLPKIYAADIAGEAD is encoded by the exons ATGGACCAAGCTTCAAATAGTCGCATTTATGTGGAAAGAACGCTGGCTGTTATCAAACCAGATGCTATCGACAAAGCTGAGGAGATTGAGGACATTATCCTTAAATCAGGCTTCATTGTATTGCAG AAGCGGAGGCTGCAGCTAAGCCCAGAGCAATGCTGTGACTTCTACGCAGACCAGTATGGAAAGATATTCTTTCCTAGCTTGATTGCCTTCATGAGCTCTGGCCCCATCATTGCTCTGACTCTGGCCCGTGACAACGCTATCGCCCACTTGAAGTCCATTATAGGGCCTGTCAACAGCATCAAGGCCAGAGAGACTCATCCAGAGAG TCTTAGAGCAAAATATGGCACTTCTGAACTGAAAAACGCACTCCATGGCAGCGAGTCATATCATGCGGCTGTAAGGGAGATCAAATTCCTGTTCCCAAACT ctttgaCTGAGCCCTTTGCCCCAAAAGAACCACATCAAGAATACCTGAAAAGGTGTGTATACCCAACTCTGCTTAATGGACTCACAGAGCTCTGCAAGCAAAAGCCACACAATCCCACC ATTTGGCTTGCTGACTGGCTGATTGAAAACAATCCAACTCTGCCTAAAATATATGCGGCAGACATTGCAGGAGAAGCAGATTGA